In the genome of Bacteroidota bacterium, the window TAGAATATTAAAGAAAAAATACAAAAAATATGCATAAAACACAAGGCATCAAAATCTGCGCTATCTGGACATTTTAGTTTATGATCCCCATTTCTTTAAGCCACATTTCGCAAAGTTTGGTCCATAAATCCGTACTCCCCGGGTTTTCCCCCATTCCTATAGAATGACCGCCTTGTGGAAAAATATGCAGTGATGCCGGAATCTTCTTTTCCCTTAATGCCTGATAAAATAATATACTGTTTTGAGGATTGACAGTTTTGTCGTTGTCGGCGTGAACAATAAAGGCCGGCGGAGTTTTTGGGGTTACCTGAAGCTCGCTGGAATACTGCTCAATTAATTCAGGGGAAAGATTCTTACCCAATAAATTATCCCTGCTTCCCAGATGGGCATATTTTCCCATCGAGATCACCGGAGAAACCAACAGCATAAAATCCGGGCAGAAAGGTTGCTTGTCTAATGAATCGCCAATGGCAGAAATATCTTCGGTATGTGTACCCAAAGAAGAAGCCACATGACCACCGGCCGAGAATCCGATGACCCCTATTTTGTCAGTTTTAATATTCCAGTTATTTGAATTTGCCCGTATAAGCCTGATTGCCCTTTGAGCATCCTGTAAAGGAACTTTTGACCTGTCGATCAAATCAGGAGAAATAGGAAGCCTAGAAATCAAAACAAATGCATTTATGCCCAATGAATTGAACCATTTGGCGACATCCGTGCCGCTGCTTACATAGGCATAATGGTGATATCCTCCGCCAGGACAAATAATGACAGCTGCCCCTTTATTTTTCTCCGGATCTGCAAAATAAGTATATATACCCGGCACACCTACCCTGAAATACCGCTCGTTGACAATGCTATCCTTTAAATTTAAGCCTTTTGAATTAATCATTTTCCCGGAAGGCCACAAAGGAATAAACTCCTGGGCCGAAGCCCTTAATCCACAGATAAGAAGAATAAGACAAAATAATCTTACTTTTAAGTTAATCATTTGTTATAAATTTATTTTTAATGCCAAATAGACTTGAAGTTCAAATTCAAATGAATTGATATTTTTCTACTGAATTCATAATCTGCCCCTTATGTACGGACTTTCAATTTTAATTTAATCCAATATAAGCTTTTTCATCATAGTATTAACCCCTGGTATGTTTATGATATAAACTCCTTTAGAGAAATTCTCCATATTGATCTCTTGCGTAAAAAACCGGTTTTCTTTTTGGACCCTGATTATTTTTAACGGGCAACCAACTACATTGGTTATTGTTATTTTGATCTCACCAATAAAATCATTATCAAGCTGCAGATAGAACTTGCCCCTGCATGGATTAGGATATACGGATAAAGTGTTATTTTCAGAAATATTCTCCAGGCCGGTTGAGGAAGTAAAATTTGCAGTGACTGTCCTGTCGCTATCGGCGGTAAATGTCAAGGCCGGATTTATAGAAACATCCGTCTTCCCTTCAGTCCACTTAGAAAAATTATATCCAGCGGCAGAAGCAACCGATAATGAAACAGCCTGCCCAAAGGAGAAAGTTCCTGTACCTGAAACAGAACCGGAATTTAAAGGATTTATTTTTACAGATATAATATAGGAAGGCTCTCCGGTGGTTAATTTTATTCCACTGACAGTTGCAGAATATGTGGATACTGCATTGCCACTGGTCACCGTAACTGACGATCCGTTTTTGAAAACCAGTCCGGTAATAAAATAAGCCTTTACTCCTGACGAAGCAGAAATTTTTACATTATCCAATACCACATCATTGATTGATCGTTCAGGCAATCCCCAAAAAACACCGGCATTTGATGAACCGGAAATAGTAATATTTTTCAAAACTATATGCTGCCAGCTTGGAGTGGTTGATGTTATTGCCTGTGTTGTATCTGAAGAAGGAGTTGAGGGGGTTGACGGGTAATAACTTGTAATATAAATAGGATTGGTTACCCCGCTCATTGTAATGTTTGAATAGTAAAGATATTGCTCAGAACCGCCACGTCCGCGGGCGGTTTTCATTCTTATTCCTGAAGTAGTGCCCGTGAATGAACAACTGTCAACTTTGATATTGGAAATATCTGCTGCATAACTGCCAATAGAACAACCATGGCCCACGCCAAAAGTGCAATTTTTTATAAACACATTCTGGCTTCCGCTGTCCATGGCAATATTATCATCGCCACAAGCAATATTGCAACCGCTAATTTCAACATTGGGCGACCAAACGTCAATCCCGTCCGTATTGGGAGAAGAAGAAGGTGCGGTAATAGTAATATTTGATATTGTTGCGTTAGATGATGATTTTCCAATAGTGATGTGAACATTCGGGGCATTTTGCAAGCTGATGCCCAGCACTGCAATATTCGTGCAGGCATCAAACCTGATCATGCAGGGCCTGGAAATGGATTTATTGGCTTTATAAGCCGTCCACCAATCCGATCCCTGCCCGTCAATCAGCCCGGAGCCGCTTACTTCAATATTGTTCAGATTTTTCCCGTAGATAAAATCCGTATAATCATCCGCAGTACCTGAATTCGGATATGATCCGGCAACGGTTCCGTTACCGCTCCCATACGGAAGCATCCTCAAAACTGCCCCGCTTGAGATTTGCAGATTAATATTGCTTTTCATGGAAATTGGCCCGCTTAGGAATGTTCCGGCGGGAATAAGCACCTTTCCGCCACCAGCTAGCGAACAGGCTTCAATTGTTTTTTGTATTGAAGAAGTATTATCGATGATCGTACTGCTAACAGCACCGTAATTTGTAATGTCAAAAACGGCATTGGGAATCACAGGCAATGTGGCTGCATCAATGTTGACAGAATTTAATCCATAGCAACCAGCAAGTGAAAAGAATATGTAAAATAATCTCAACCTTAATTTCATCACTTTTATTTGACTTCAGGAACGAACCGTATCCTCCTCACTTATTGGGGTCATCAAAAAATTGCATTGAATTGCAATTTATTCATGAATTAAAAAATTGCGAATATGGCCTTGTGCCATATTCGCAATGTAAAAAAAGTATTATT includes:
- a CDS encoding alpha/beta hydrolase, which gives rise to MINLKVRLFCLILLICGLRASAQEFIPLWPSGKMINSKGLNLKDSIVNERYFRVGVPGIYTYFADPEKNKGAAVIICPGGGYHHYAYVSSGTDVAKWFNSLGINAFVLISRLPISPDLIDRSKVPLQDAQRAIRLIRANSNNWNIKTDKIGVIGFSAGGHVASSLGTHTEDISAIGDSLDKQPFCPDFMLLVSPVISMGKYAHLGSRDNLLGKNLSPELIEQYSSELQVTPKTPPAFIVHADNDKTVNPQNSILFYQALREKKIPASLHIFPQGGHSIGMGENPGSTDLWTKLCEMWLKEMGIIN
- a CDS encoding glycosyl hydrolase family 28 protein; this translates as MKLRLRLFYIFFSLAGCYGLNSVNIDAATLPVIPNAVFDITNYGAVSSTIIDNTSSIQKTIEACSLAGGGKVLIPAGTFLSGPISMKSNINLQISSGAVLRMLPYGSGNGTVAGSYPNSGTADDYTDFIYGKNLNNIEVSGSGLIDGQGSDWWTAYKANKSISRPCMIRFDACTNIAVLGISLQNAPNVHITIGKSSSNATISNITITAPSSSPNTDGIDVWSPNVEISGCNIACGDDNIAMDSGSQNVFIKNCTFGVGHGCSIGSYAADISNIKVDSCSFTGTTSGIRMKTARGRGGSEQYLYYSNITMSGVTNPIYITSYYPSTPSTPSSDTTQAITSTTPSWQHIVLKNITISGSSNAGVFWGLPERSINDVVLDNVKISASSGVKAYFITGLVFKNGSSVTVTSGNAVSTYSATVSGIKLTTGEPSYIISVKINPLNSGSVSGTGTFSFGQAVSLSVASAAGYNFSKWTEGKTDVSINPALTFTADSDRTVTANFTSSTGLENISENNTLSVYPNPCRGKFYLQLDNDFIGEIKITITNVVGCPLKIIRVQKENRFFTQEINMENFSKGVYIINIPGVNTMMKKLILD